The Lolium rigidum isolate FL_2022 chromosome 2, APGP_CSIRO_Lrig_0.1, whole genome shotgun sequence genomic interval TTCTGTATTGCAAAGTGTACACCAACGAAAACCATTTAGCAGTGAAGTCATGCGACATAAACATGAACTTCCTGTCATTTCTGTCTGATGCATCATCAGGAACTAACAAGTTCTACCGTAACTTAAAGAAACATTTCGTGGCATGCATAAATATTGGTTAGGATCCTCATTGGGAAGTTCAGGTTGTTACAGTTCGGCCACAAACACGAATCTGGACAGTTGGTACCTCAGTCGCGCTTCAGCGTGCCGGACCAAGCTTCGACCATAAGAGTTCCACACAAGCATGCCAAATTCTGTCTGGAGGAGCGATACAACTAAGCCGCGACACCCGCTGGATAGTTGAGTATCTTCTCTTTGACTCGTTGATGGCCCGGTAAAATCTGCTGCAAGAAAAGCTCAATCCTTACGGGCAGAGAACAGATGAAGCGCATCGCAGGGAATGGAGCACCAAGATGGTCAGACTTCATACCCTTTTGAAAAATACTCTGCCCTTTTTTCCCATTCCGGTGCCCGCAAGGCTTGCGGCGAGGAGAGATTTGTTGTCAGGCCTCCACTTCAGCTCTTTCAGATTAGAGAAAAGCTCTGAGAGTGCGGGAGTGATCTCCTCGtcctttactttattgcaccCGACAACTTCTAGACTCTGCAAATCATTCCATGAGGTGACCACTGACTCGACTCCTCTAGTTGTTAATAGTGAGCAGCCTTCTAGGGAGAGGAATTTTATTCTCCTGAAAAGGGAAGAGAGTAGATAAACGTTAGTCCAGTCCCCAGTATCTAATGTGCAAGTATTAGTTCCAAAAATATAGGTTGTGGATCAAAATATTATATCCAATTCTTACTATACCTACTACCTAGACATGTGACAAGCCATGGCATATGCTAAAGCATTTCTAGAGGACGAAAGCATCCACTTTCAGCTAAGGTACACATCTCTTGAGaagaaaatatcaaaaaatacCGAGATAAAAAATGGTTGTTTACACTACTACTTCCAGTAAGGGTATAAGATGATCTTAAGCTTAAGGGTAGTTTGAAATTCAAGGTTCCTACTCTAGGAATTCCAGCTGACAAAGGCTCAGTATGCAGTTGGTGAATTGCGTTTGCGCTGAATTAATTTCATAATGTGCTGCGGAAAAACCATGAAAGCAGCCAAATAGTAAAGTAGGCAACAGCTGGTGGGCAAACGAGCTTATCAAACACACCCTAAATGTGTTTCTGGTTAGGGTTCACTAGCCACTTACTTCAGCCAACTAATTCACTAGCTTGGTATTGTATTCAGAAAAACTGGGTACTTCATTAATCTGGAGTGCACTACACAAGAAACAAGCTGGGATGGTTTTTTGTTCCAAGAAAAGACCCTCATTAGATCCAGCTTATATAACTGAAGCTTTTCGGAGTCTGTTACAAGTAACAAGCTGGGATAGTTGACTGTAAAGTCTGAAGTCCATTCGCAAACTCAAAAATAAGGTAGTACTACACATCAAACAAGCTGGGTAGAGATATTTTTCAGCAAGGACCAAAAATATTACACTCGACGAGATGCAAAATGAATTCCTTCTCAGAGAGAAATAGCTACATATCACTTTTGGAACAAAATCAATTAGTCAAATGCCTCCAAGGGTTAATTAAATGCACGCAAGAAATGGGTGTCAAATAGCAGAAGAATGCTCAGGTCATAATTAACTGCTTCATGTGGGGCCAATAACCTACTAAATTCTACATAACACTAGCAGACAATATACAGGAACGCAGTCATTTCTCAGTCCTTTTACCACACTAAGAGATTGGGAAATCAACAATTAGTAGTTTTGGCACATGGTACAGCAGGCGATTGAATACGCAAAAGCGTTTAAATGTTCGGTACTGTGCAAGATTAGTATGTGCGGTTTCCTTCTTCCAacaaagtgaatcatatagcatttGGTTAATAGAATTATTATTAGAGACTGATCTGTGACGCAATAACAGAAGTAACCTCTATCCTAAGGGAAAACATTTATCCAAACAAAAAAACTCAACCCTTGGGGAAAGAAACCCAAAGGCAGTGTTTGTTAGTTCGTGGAAAGCTGGCTCCACCCTTTTGAGGCGGCGCAGTTGGCAGCCAGGCACGCATACGAAACAAACTCAGTGAGGGGCCTTGTTTTTTGTCAGAACCAAGGTTCGAACCCTGGTTGTTAGCCTCACAACTGGAGGTTTCGACCACCATGATATCAGCACACTATCGCATTTATGCAGACATATAAAGGAATTTCTACATTTTACAGGTCCATTATTACCTAATATAAGAAACTATTTACCAAATGCTTGTTGAATTACAGCCTCGCTGGTTAATCCAAGATGTCACTAACAGGAAGCTACATTTTAGGTTAGGAGTATCATCGCTCTACACAAATGGCACTGGGGTGAAGAATGGTTACCGGGTGAGGCTTTAATCACCAGAAGAGAAAACAGTATACTAAGAAATGGTTTCACTTAAACACGTACCTTGAAATCAGTACAAACTAAGTACATCACCTGATAACACATCAACCATATCCAAAAATACATTAACGACATCTATTGATGTGCTAGCTTTTTTTTGTTGCACACTGACAGTGCTCAAAAGATGGAGAGCAAAAGGATAACTAAAGTTCATTATCAGTAACAAGATAGCATACAATATACGTCATTAGTAAACATAAAAGTTATGTAGCAGAGTTTATCTTAGCATAGTTGTTGAACACATTCAAACAACCAGAACTCCACTCAATCCTCAGGATAGTTATTAATCATTCCAACCACCACAGGAACAATGGTCACTCCAATCATGCATGGGGTCCACGTACTGCAAGCATCCCCCCCCCCCTGACACATCAGTAAACATAAAAATTAACTACCAAAGTTTGTCTTAGCATGGTTCTTAATTCAAACAACAAGAACTGCACTCGATCTGCAAGATGGTCATTAATCATTCCAGTCAGCACAGAAGCAATGGTCACTCCAGTCACGCACAGGTCCATGTGATTGGGAAATCGACAATTATTGCTTTGGGACATTGTTAGGAAGGTGGCTGAATACGCACAATTGTCTAAATATTCAGTATATGACATGTGTAACATTAGTCATCTGATGTTTCCTTCTTCCAACAAAATCAATTCTACTACCTCACAAAAATTAACTAGCAAAGTTTGTCTTAGCATGGTTCTTAAAACATTCAAACAACAAGAACTGCACTCGATCCGCAAGATGGTCATTAATCATTCCAGTCAGCACAGAAGCAATGGTCTCTCCAGTCACGCGCAGGTCCATGTGATTGGGAAATCGACAATTAGTGCTTTGGGACATTGTTAGGCAGGTGGCTGAATACGCACAATTGTCTAAATATTCAGTATATGACAAGTGTAAGATTAGTCATCTGATGTTTCCTTCCTCCAACAAATTAATTCTACTACCTCTGTTTCGAAATAAGTGCCAGAATTTTGTCTAGATGCGaacgtatctagacacatttcaaTGTGTAGATACATTCGTATTTAGAGAATCTTGCGACGCTTATTTTAGAACAGAGGGAGTTATAACACTAGCAAATGGAATTATTGGAGCCTGATTTGTGATGGAATAATAGAACTAACCTCTATCCTAATCAAATACGTTCACGCAGACATCTAAGCCAAGCATTACAACTTACAGGTCATTATTACTTCCTAATATTAGAAAATATTTATTAAATGCTCGTTCAGTAGCAGCCTTGCTGGGTAAGCCAAAGGTCTTTAACAGGAAGCTACATTTGAGGTTATGACTGTTATTGCTCTATACAAATGGCAGTGGGGTGAAGAATGGTTACCGCATGAGGCTCTTatcacaagaaaagaaaacaagtaTACTAAGAAATGGTTTCACTTAAACACGCACCTTAAAACTGATACGAACAAAATACATCAACTGATAACACATCAACCATGAATACATTAACGACATCTATTGAACTGCTAGATTTTTTTCCCCTTTGCACACAGACAGCACTCGCAGAATTGGGAAAAAGGGATAACTAAGTAAATTATATGTAAGAAGATAACACGCCATCAGTAAACATTAAAGCCAACTACAAAGGTCATCTTAGCATGGTTGTTGTTAAAAAATTCAAACAGAAGAACCGCAGTCAACCCTGAATATAGTTATTAAGCATTCCAATCACCACAGAAGCAGTGGTCACTCCAATCATGCACGGGATCCATGCATTGCAAGCATCCGAACGTTAGCTACCTAAGACTCCTTTTAGTGGCAGCATGTCATTATCACAGACAGAAGAAACAAAAAGCATGAATGAATAATTAAACAGTAGAAGGCACAAACTGTCCCCATTACGCAATCATCGGTAATCCATGTGGAAACTAGTAGTAATACATTTGAACATTTGAAGAGCCAGATTGGTGGTTACAATACCTGCATAGGCCAGCCAACGCAAACATGTCGTCTTCAAGGCCCCAGCAATTCTGAACCAGAAACTCACGAGCACCCTCACAGACCAAAAAGAGAGCATGGAGGGCGCGGCGGTCACGCAGGTGGCAGTGGTGCAATTGCAGGCTCTCGAGCGTGAGGCAGGCGCCGAGATGTTCAGGGGGGCCAGGATCGTCATCGATCCTGCCGCACCCCTGAAGGCGCAGGGTCTTGAGGTTGCCACAGAAAGCCAGCGCGGCGAGCCACCCGGCGTCCATCCTGTGGTCGGCGATGGTGAGCTCCTCGAGCATGGCGCAGCAGCGGCCCACGGCGGCGATGCCGTCGTAGCTGCCCTCGCAGCCGACGAGCTCGAGCTTGACAAGGCGCTTGCAGCCGTGGGCGAGGATGGTGAGGCCGATGTCGGTGACCCCGCCGTCGTGGCCGGTGCCGTAGagcggggaggaggcggcggcgacgcgcagGATTTGGAGGTGCGCAAAGGCGGACACCGGGCGGAGCGCGAGGTCGGTGCATCGGTGGAGCTCGAGCTCTTGTAGTGTTGCGCAGCCGCCGGCGATGTCCATGAGGCCGCCGGactcggacgccgcggccgtggcggagaGGCGGCGGAGGTTGGGGAACCTGGCGGCGACGACCGCCAGGCCCCTGTCGAGCAcgtcgtcggcgaggaagcggcagGCGCCGAGCGGCGGGTCGGCGCTGGGGTCTAGGGTTAGCGAGACGGCACCGCAGGTGAGGACCGGGGAGGCCCGGGAgggggcggcgggcgcggcgatGGAGGCCGGGAAGAGGTCGAGGACCGATAGGTTGGGGAAGCGGTGCGGGAGGCGGTGCGTGACGAAGGCCCAGTCCCGCAcggccaggcggcggcggaggcggccggagaGGCGCGCCCAGCGCTTGCAGACGAGCGAGGCGGCGGACGTGAGGTGCGGGTCCGGGAGGCAGGcgaggacgcggaggaggagctcgtcggAGAAGGCTAGGGTTTGGTCCGGCGGCGTTGGCGGgggcgccgccgcggcggcgcgcgcgtgcGGCGGCTTCCCGGGGAGCATCCACAGGTCGGGCCAGCCCTTGAGGCCGTCGcggtggaggccggcggcggcggcggcggtgaggaggTGGCGGTCGGGCTCAGGCATTTGGCGCTACGTTTCCTCGCAGGAGCGCAACGCCGCGCTGCCGCATAGGACCCGACGGACCCGCAGCTCGTCGGCCGGCGTTGCTCCGGTTTCGGAAATCGGCGATTCTGCTGCGGTGCGTGTGCCGTGTGGGGATCTGGGGTTTCGGGGGGAAATTTGTGTTGCGGCGGAGGGTTTTTGTGGGATTTGGAAATTGGAGTTGGCGCTTGAGGAGGAGCGGCGCGGGATAAGGGAGATTCCGGTCTCTGGTCACTGGTTAGCAGCAGCAGCGTGTGGTGGTGGGGAAAAGTTTTTGAAATCCTTTCCTTGTCTCCGCCTGCAAGGTTGCCAAGTTCTTGTTTCCTTGCTTGGAAAGAGCTGTACACTCTGCAACACAGTAgtatctctttttttttgaaataaacacAGTAGTATCTCTggatgaaagaaaatgttttcttttcatttcttgtTTCTTCCGTTATTATCGAGCTAGTCGATGTGATCAATTTGGTCTTTCTGGACGAACAACTGGCCTCACTAGTCCATCTGTAGAGCATCAGTGCTCTCGGCATATTGCAAAATTCAAAATCTTATATTTACAGGTTTCAAAAAGTTATGAAACAAATTCTGAAAGTAGTTAGATATATCCAACTAACGTTCAAAATCTCAATTCTATATGTTTTCTattctaagctacacaaaaataacaatttTGTGTAGCCCAAACTACATATTGTTTCCAACTGAAAATTCGCTCGTTTAACAGATACATTACGGACTATATcatgattttttcagattttttgaaaacTTAGAAACATTATTTTCAGTTTTTTGAATAAAAAGGTCGATGGAACCCatttgcaccaaatctctgtcctaaCTATTTATTATATTTTGTTCATCAAATTAGGTCAAAGTTTTCTTTTTAAGTGTGTTACACTAATAAACCGGCATGGATGGTGAACTCGGTGTACCGCAGCGTTAAGTACGCAATAATGTCTCTCTTTTCCATTTCCCTGAGCTTTAAACTGAAAGCAAGGGTAGTTCCTTAACTCGTTCTTAAATGCTACTAACAAACTGCTTTGAAAATAAAGTTTCCCTTCCCAATTGCTCCGTGGACGATCGCTGCAGCATTGGTTTTCTGCCCCCTTTTTCGCGAATTATTGGTGTTCTGCTGCTATTTCGCTGACGAGAGCAAAGTTCCTTCGGGAACAGAATTCAGACACGGAAGCTTTAGAGGGCAGATAACGAATTAACTCTACTGGATCGGTTCCACATTTTCAGGCCCGCAAAATCTATTTCTTGCTGAGGCACTCCCTTGTCTTAGACAGTGCTCCCTCATCTCCTCCGTCGCTTTCTCATCGTGTGGTCCCGAAAAGAACCGTCGCTTCCCGACAAAATAGGTGTCGGTTCCTGTTCGAACTCCACCGCTCTCGTTTCATCCCCAACCTCTCGCCCTCCCGTTCTCCTCCTCGCCTCCCTCCACTGCGATTCGGGGTCTCGCGGCGATTTTCCTCCAGCGGGGAACCACGGCCGAATCCCCTAGGGTATCTCGAGCGGTCGTCGTCAAGTTTCGTCGGCGTGGCTCCGCTCGTCGGCGCCGCGTTGCGGATCGATGATTTTGTGGCGGGGGTTCTCATTGCTGGAGGTTTTATCAGCGCTGCGCTTCCCCGAATCGAAGATTCTGAGGCCGCCGAACGTCGTCGTCGAGTAGCCGACCGCGAATCGACGATTTCCGAGGCTGGGTGTGTTGTCAGGAGAGCATTCGGGGAAGGAGAGCCCCGTCTTCGTAGCTGTGGTAAGCACTTCTACATCGATTGCTCTTACTTTTGGGGTTGCGCCGCTTCTCGTCGGACCTCGAATCGAAGAACGAGAAGCAACCCATCGCGCTCCTCCCCATCGCCCGCCTGCAGGGCCCGCCGATTCGCTCCGTGACCTACTAGCCGACTCGAATCCTGCGGTGCTTTTGCTGCGTGAATGCGGCTGCCtcacggcggcgcggcgaggcgttGATTGCGTAGGCCGCGTGCGATGGGTTGCTTCGATTTGATTTTCGCATGGTTTGGTGCTTTTGATTTCCTGTTCATATGTCTGTTCTCGGCTAGTTAGACACGCGGATGTACTTCTCTATGCACCATTGCTCCTGTTCTCGTCTTCCTAGGTCATGGATGTGTTCGTGGTTCGTATATGTGTGATTTGTAGTAGTCATGTCTTCGGAATTTGTGAAGCTACTACACCTCCGACCATAGTGTTCATGTGTTTGCTGCATGTTCATCCTCGTATGGATGTGGTGATTATTACATGTATCAAAATGGTGATTTATACATCCTATTGCATCTTTGTACATTTGCAATACTCAAACTAAGCATTGTTATGCTGcatgtatactttttattttggaTGTAAAAAATTGTCAGTATATACATCCTTTGGATATCAAAAATTGTCAGTATATACATCCTTTGGATATCAAAAATTGTCAGTATATACATGCTCATCTACAGCTGGAACTTCCTCATCCAAAGGATGTATAATTTGCATAATTAATACATCATTGTTATCTATGGCATGTAATTTTTGGATCACTTTTATTAATACATATGGCATGTAAATTATGGCATGTAATTTGCATAATTAATACATCATTGTCAGTACATCATTGTCACAATTTTGGATCACTTTTATTTTTGCATGTGTTAAACATTTATTGCTCAAGCACATGTGTTAACTCAGACATGTTGATTGTGTTTGTTTTCAGGTCCTGTCCTTTTGTACAAGCTTACTTCTCTAACAGCATTTTCAAGTTCACGATGGTACGGTAGATGGTTTTCATTTTGCTTTTTTTTCATGACTATATGTTCATGTTATTTCAGCTAAAAGGAGTTTTTTATGTTGTGCTTGTTGTGCTGCAGGAATCCTCACGCAAAAAACTGTCCAACGCATGCCAGTCTAAATTTACTAAGATGAAAGCAAAGTTGTAGCTCCAGCATAAAGTTAGTGCTGATGGAACTCACCAAGATCATCAAACTGCATCTGAGTTACCAGAAATCAAGAAAGTTCCAGTTGTAGATGAGGAAGTTCCAGCTGTAGATGAACATGTGGGAAGTGCAGCTGCTGATATTGGCGATGCCCAGGCAGTATCAAAAAAGAAGAACCAGgtttgtatatattctcatgattttGTTCAGTTTCTTTTAATTTGGATTACATTTTTTTACATCGAACTATGCTTTTTTGATTCGTATGGCTGATAGAAGTTTCCTCTCATGTTTTTGGCAGAGCAATCTCTTCAATCGATCATCTCACATGAAGATTGTAAGGCTCTGTAAGGACTTGACAGAAGATCAACTGGCTTTGTTGGTGAAATCAGATTTTGGACAGATTGCCAAGATGAAGTGTTCGAAACTCAATCCTGCGCTTTGCCATTTCTTGATGGATCATTTGATCCACATGGGTGCGCTCTGGATTTCGGTGAAAGGGGTAGAATTCCTGTTACTCCGGATTCTGTTGTGAAGGTTCTTGGTGTTTCCATGGGCAATACTGATGTCCCCTATACACTGGATGTCGACGCCACCAGCCTGATACTGGAGATGCTTGGGATTAAGGATGGTGTCCAACCTACAGTCACTTTTATTGAGAAGCAGTTAGGACCATCATTTCCTGCGGACACTGCATATCTTCGGAAGTTTGTGATATATGTGATCAGCTCTGTTTTTGCGCCAACAACTGGAATAAAGGTCAGCCCAAAGTGCTATCCTCCCGTGATCAACACAGAGGCTATTAAAACATTGAATTGGGCCAAGTTCGTTGTTGACATACTGGTTCAGACTGCAAATGCAAAGATCAATAAGAATTGGTTCAAGGCTTGCATGCCATATATCATGGTTAGTTTCTAAAAATAgccaaagtttttgtttgttcccTTTTACATGCAGAGAGAAGTTTTTTGTACAAGTTGTAATGTGCATAATGTGTTCCTGCAGATATTGTATCTTGATTCATTGGAAATAACTTCAGTAGATGTGCCGGAGGATGGTACTAGATGTTGTGTCTGGACAAATCAGATGGTCAGGCTTGTTTCTGATttggacactgatacgtctccaacgtactatttccttacaaattCAAGTGACGATCTAACTCATTTGCATCCATTCACTCACAATTTTAATTGATGAGTTACTGACATATTTATATACGTGTTTAGCTTTTACTGGATTCTCCTAGATATTCAAATTGATAATGGAAGATTTGATGTCTACGACCCATTAACGAGAAATTTGGAAGACTTCCAAAGCATGCAAGACATGATCcaaaggtaatttcaatcattctcGCGCTATGTCGGTGTCTTTCGATGATTTTCTGAGATATCAAGTAGTGAATAACTTAGCAATTCATTTTCCTTGCCGGGCAGGGTTTGGAAGCGGTTCAAGTCCGAGACTGTCGGTATCTCTCATGAGAAGCTGACGTTTTGGAGTGTTCCGGTAAGTAGTACGAGATAGGGCCATGCATCTCTTTACTACTATTTTAAATATAATTATGATGCATTCTAGATTATTATTTGATTAAATTGTATTCTCTTAAAGTGCTACCAACAACCACCAGGAACACATCTATGTGGATACTTCGTTTGCGACTTCATTCGCACGTTTACCTTTGAGCACAAGGATTTAAGATACAACGTAAGCaatacattcacaactttattttatTACCGTCATTTTTGTTATCATGATTGATATTCATATTGATCTCCTTTACTTATATAGTTCGACGCCATGCGAGGGAGGTCCACACTAGAGGAACGCGCAAATGCTGTTGCAGAGGAGCTGGCGGGTTTTTTGAGGAAGGAAGCTAAAGACGACAAAGGAAGATTTAGTGTAGCTAgaggccattgatacgtctccgacgtatcgataatttcttatgttctatgccatattattgatgatacctacatgttttatgcacactttatgtcatattcgtgcattttctggaactaacctattaacaagatgccgaagtgtcggtcctcgttttctcgctgtttttggtttcagaaatcctagtaacgaaatattctcggaattggacgaaacgaagacccaggggcctatttttccacggagcttccagaagaccgaaggagatacgaagtggggccacgaggtggcgacaccacaaggcggcgcggccaaggggggcccgcgccaccctatggtgtgggcccctcgtcagccccccgactctgcccttccgcctacttaaagcctccgtcgcgaaacacctgatgcgaaaaaccacgatacggaaaacctatcgagacgccgccgccgccgatcccatctcgggggattctggagatctcctccagcaccctgccggagaggggattcatctcccggaggactctacaccgccatggtcgtctccggagtgatgagtgagtagttcaccccaggaccatgggtccatagcagtagctagatggttgtcttctcctcagtgtgcttcattgttggatcttgtgagctgcctaacatgatcaagatcatctatctgtaattctatatgttgtgtttgtcgggatccgatggatagagaataccatgtcatgttaattatcaagttattacatatgtgttgtttatgatcttgcatgctctccgttactagtagaggctctggccaagtttttgcttttaactccaagagggagtatttatgctcgatagtgggttcatgcccgcattgacaccgggacgagtgatgtaaagttctaaggttgtgttgtgctcgttgccactagggacaaaacattggcgctatgtccgaggatgtagttgttgattacattacgcaccatacttaatgcaattgtccgttgttagcaacttaataccggagggggttcggatgataacctgaaggtggactttttaggcatagatgcagcttggatggcggtctatgtactttgtcgtaatgcccaattaaatctcactatacttatcatgtcatgtatgtgcattgttatgccctctctatttgtcaattgcccgactgtaatttgttcacccaacatgcttttatcttatgggagagacacctctagtgaaccgtggaccccggtccattcttttaatactcgaaatacaaatctgcagcaatacttgttttactcgttttcttgcaaacaatcatcttccacacaatacggttaatcctttgttacagacaagccggtgagattgacaacctcactgtttcgttggggcaaagtactttggttgtgttgtgcaggttccacgttggcgccggaatctccggtgttgcgccgcactacatcccgccgccatcaaccttcaacgtgcttcttgactcctaccggttcgattaaaccttggtttcttatcgagggaaacttgccgccgtgcgcatcacaccttcctcttggggttcccaacggacgtgtcaactacacgcatcaagcaaatttccggcgccgttgccggggagatcaagacacgctgcaaggggagtctccacttctcaatctctttactttgtttttgtcttgctttattttatttactactttgtttgctgcattatatcaaaacacaaaaaaattagttgctagttttactttatttactgtcttgtttgccatatcaaaaacacaaaaaaagtagtttacttgcatttattttatctagtttgttttatttactactgttaaaatgagtaatcctgaagttgaagttcgtttatttaagcaacaagggggagaatgtttaaaagatgcttggtatagaattagtgatgcccataataggtgcactaagaaacactccaccactatcctactcaggaatttttatgttggtatctctagctggaatagatatgttcttgattgtctcgcgggaggtaacttcctaggcgctcccgctttagaagctagctgcattattgagagtttatttggaacaccacctgttaatgaaactaaaattgaaacctcccttgaggatgttatgaaaaaattggaaaccatagagaaaaattttccgagtgttgaaactaagttggagatattacttgataaaaccgatgaacttgataaatccttaggaggaattgatgaaagaattagtgtcctaggaacttgtgttgaccatgataatcaaattaataggattggcgaacttgaaaaagctatgggaaccttgggttcaaccttttcatctttacgagcttagagagaaagcttatgtgggaaaggagcaaaagtttatgtatgtctctaaagtgcctaaaccaaagaaatattattataggcctaaaattgacaaagcccctagtaccactacaaatgggggagcttatgatattaatgctccatctcgcgataacacttgagatacactttctgcgcctagctgaaaggcgttaaagaaaagcgcttatgggagacaacccatgtttttactccagtatttttgttttatatttgtgtcttggaagttgtttactactgtagcaacctatccttatcttagttttgagttttgttgtgccaagtaaagtctttgatagtaaagttagtactagatttggattactgcgcagtttcagatttctttgctgtcacgaatctgggtctacctccctgtaggaagctcagaaatttaagccaatttacgtgcatgatcctcagatatgtacgcaactttcattcaatttgagcattttcatttgagcaagtctggtggcctaataaaatccatctttacggactattctgttttgacagattctgccttttattttgcattgcctctttcgctatgttgg includes:
- the LOC124692872 gene encoding F-box protein At5g51370-like; amino-acid sequence: MPEPDRHLLTAAAAAGLHRDGLKGWPDLWMLPGKPPHARAAAAAPPPTPPDQTLAFSDELLLRVLACLPDPHLTSAASLVCKRWARLSGRLRRRLAVRDWAFVTHRLPHRFPNLSVLDLFPASIAAPAAPSRASPVLTCGAVSLTLDPSADPPLGACRFLADDVLDRGLAVVAARFPNLRRLSATAAASESGGLMDIAGGCATLQELELHRCTDLALRPVSAFAHLQILRVAAASSPLYGTGHDGGVTDIGLTILAHGCKRLVKLELVGCEGSYDGIAAVGRCCAMLEELTIADHRMDAGWLAALAFCGNLKTLRLQGCGRIDDDPGPPEHLGACLTLESLQLHHCHLRDRRALHALFLVCEGAREFLVQNCWGLEDDMFALAGLCRRIKFLSLEGCSLLTTRGVESVVTSWNDLQSLEVVGCNKVKDEEITPALSELFSNLKELKWRPDNKSLLAASLAGTGMGKKGRVFFKRILPGHQRVKEKILNYPAGVAA